GCCAGACGTCGAGCACCAGATCGTCCTGCTCCTGACGCATTGCGGCGGCATCCTGTGGATGATAGAACACCAGGCACTTCACCACGTGCTCCTGCGGCCAGTCGATCAGCTGTGAGCCGATATTGCCATGCTCAAGGCGCAGCGGCCGTGAACTGGGTAATTCGATCGGGCGACCAATCCACCACCCTTTGCCGGTGATGGCATTGAGCGCGGGTTGGCCGTAAGTGGTATCCGCCAGAATACCGCTGCGATCGCCGAGACCCGCTTCACTGGCGGCGGCTTCGGCGCCTTTTAACAGCAGCAGTTTCAGCTGCGGAATACGTGTTTCATCCACCCCCGCTTCACGCGCCATGTCCGCCAGCTGTTTGCGATGGTCGAAGGCAAATACGCACAGTTCAGGCCATTGACGCTGGCGAGTGGTCACGCGGTGCAGATGATTGAGCCGTGCATCACGGTCGGGACGCGGTACGTCGCGATCGCGGCTGAGATAATCATCCAGCTCTTCTTTGGTTGGCATAGCCGGTGCGCAGCCGTGCCGCGAGACCACTAATGCGCCGCAGGCGTTGGCATAACGACAGGCCTGCGTCCAGCCTTCATCATTCAACCAACCACGTAGCAGACCAGACATAAAGGCATCGCCAGCACCCAGCACGTTCAGCACCTCAACGCGCACGCCGCTGTGTAGCGTGGTCGCTTCCCAGCTGTCGGGAATTGCCGCTTCAAATACCACGCAGCCAAGCGGGCCGCGTTTACATACCAGCGTGGCGTTGCTCGACTGACGAATGTTTTTAAGCGCGGTGAGCGTGTCGGTGCTGCCGCCCGCGATATGGAACTCCTCTTCGGTGCCGACAATCAGATCGAAGTAGTGCATCACTTCCTGGAGCTGCTGCGTCACCTGTTGCGATTCGATAAAGCGTGTTTCGCCGTCGCCCAACGAGGTTAATCCCCACAGCACCGGACGATAGTCGATATCCAGCGCGGTGCGCAGGCCGTGACGGCGCGCAATATCCAGCGCTTTAACCACCGCCGCGCGGGTGTCCGGATGGGAAAGATGGGTGCCGGTCACGGCCACCGCACGGGCTGAGCGGATATACTCTTCATCGATATCATCCGGCTTCAGCGCCATATCGGCACAGTTATCGCGGTAGAAAATCAGCGGGAAGGTCTCTTCATCTTTGATGCCCAGCATGACCAGCCCGGTGAGCCGCGCCGGATCGGTAATCAGGTATTCGGTATCACAACCGACGCGCTGCAACGATTCGCGCAAAAAGCGGCCATTATGCTCATCGCCAACCCGCGCCAGCATGGCGGATTTCAGACCCTGAATCGCGGTGCCATAGGCCACGTTGCCCGACGAGCCGCCGAGATATTTCGCGAATGTGCTCATATCTTCCAGCCGCGCACCGATTTGCTGACCATAAAGATCAACGGCTATGCGGCCAATACAGATCACATCAAGCCGCTTCTGTTGTGTACTCATACCTGTGATTTCCTTCTGTAATAAGCAGACATCGCCAGCCCGGACATCCAGAGCTGTTGCCTGACTGGCCAGGCGTAATTATGTTCAGGGAGTATGAGGAATAAATATTCCAAAAACAATATGGAATGAAATGTTCACCTCAAAAGTGTGAGTAAGCTAAAACTCTTCACGCAGCAGCAGGTCGTTTGTTACCTGGAACAAAAGGCGGCAGAAGACAACAAATCAGCCAGTTTTGCCGCTAAAGCAGCGGCAAGGCGCGGCATGAGCGGATGAAATGCTTTTCAGCTAATCACAATGAT
The sequence above is drawn from the Duffyella gerundensis genome and encodes:
- a CDS encoding bifunctional 5-dehydro-2-deoxygluconokinase/5-dehydro-2-deoxyphosphogluconate aldolase; translated protein: MSTQQKRLDVICIGRIAVDLYGQQIGARLEDMSTFAKYLGGSSGNVAYGTAIQGLKSAMLARVGDEHNGRFLRESLQRVGCDTEYLITDPARLTGLVMLGIKDEETFPLIFYRDNCADMALKPDDIDEEYIRSARAVAVTGTHLSHPDTRAAVVKALDIARRHGLRTALDIDYRPVLWGLTSLGDGETRFIESQQVTQQLQEVMHYFDLIVGTEEEFHIAGGSTDTLTALKNIRQSSNATLVCKRGPLGCVVFEAAIPDSWEATTLHSGVRVEVLNVLGAGDAFMSGLLRGWLNDEGWTQACRYANACGALVVSRHGCAPAMPTKEELDDYLSRDRDVPRPDRDARLNHLHRVTTRQRQWPELCVFAFDHRKQLADMAREAGVDETRIPQLKLLLLKGAEAAASEAGLGDRSGILADTTYGQPALNAITGKGWWIGRPIELPSSRPLRLEHGNIGSQLIDWPQEHVVKCLVFYHPQDAAAMRQEQDDLVLDVWRGCNKSGHELLLEVILPEDNADRDEAHYVEIIRHFYQLGVQPDWWKLPPMSAPRWQQISQLIEQNDPHCRGILLLGLDAPEAQLKAGFAAAAQAPWVKGFAVGRTIFGQPSRQWLQGELSDEALIQQVKENYLTLIGYWREARGTV